The genomic segment TGCCATTTAATCCAACCGGCTGTGAGTGCCATCAGAAATTCGGATGGCAGCTGTCCATACGGCAGAAGACTTTACAGCCCTTCATGCAGTACGGTAAGCAATGATTGTCCGGAATGTTTCAGTTACAAAAACGCCAGGCGGGTTGCATCTGTGAGAACGTGCTCGAATTCGCTTCTCACATGCCTGGCACACTCACGGTTTTGAAATTAATTTGAAGCCGACACGCGCAACAGAGGGTGCATGAGATATCGACTCACGAATACTGTACATCTTTGTCGAATCCAGTTCAAAATGCGACGGTTGTTGTGCGCGTTCACATTTGTAACTCCTACCTGAGCATCGGTTTACTTCATTTATGAAACATTGGTACGCGCGAACTCTTCAACCCTAGTTCAATTCCGTATCATTCTGCAACACCTGGGTCTCTCTGGCAAGGTTCACATCGTGCCTTGCGAGAGTGTGGTGGGCAGATTGACCAGCCACCAGCTTTTGAGAACCCCTGGGAGGGGCTCTTCCTTTCGGACCTGTGCACTGCGTGTCTGCAGCATAGTGAGCTTGTCCACCGTTTTAGCCAGAAAGACCACCTCGTTGGATACCGCAACGGCGCCTTCCGGTTCCGACTTCTTCAAGAGACGGGTCGCCCAACTCCATTTCGTTCTTTCAGCAGCCGCCTTCGCGACATCGCGGGCCAGTTCCTCCGTTCCCTTGAACGGGGGCAGGTAACCGGTCTTCCGTAGCAGGCCTTGCGCAGAGGTCATGGCATCCACCGCGCTGACACTGAGCGCATACTGCAACTGCAGGTACATTTCCAAGCTGCTGAAACCCTCACTGGACAGTTCAGTGGCCATACATGTGTAGAGTTCCGCATTTTGCGCATACAGGCCTTTCAGCTCGTGCAAAAGTTTGCTGGCGTGTTCCTTCCATTGTGCGTACTGCAGTGAGTCTCTCGGATCGTCCATACCCTCTGCCTCTTGGCTCGCCTGCTCACTGGATGCCTCGCTTTCCGGCGTTGTTCCGAGCTGCAAGGACGTGAGAAGCGCAGGATTCGCTTTGGCAAGGAGCTGCGTCATCTCACGTTGAATCCCTGTCAACTTCTGTTCGATAATTACGATCTTCCGAGCGTTCAGGGCGACATTGAGGTACGTCTCGACGGCCACTTGAGTAAGCTTGTCCGGGGCGCCCGATTTCAAGTCCTCGTAAAACTGGACTAAGCTCTCTGCACCTTGCGCCATCACTTGAACGGCTGGGACTTCGGAGCTCTCCGCGAAAGCGGCGCGGACCTCGCGCACCAGCCGCCGGCCCCGCGTGAGTTCGACTTGTCGTGGCTGCTGCCTCAGACGAAGCATAAGGAGAAATGTTGCCGCCAGCATCACCGCGCTAAGGGCGTAGACTGACGCCAAAATCTGCACTCGACTACGGGCAGGTTTGAAGGGGCGTGGTCGGATCGAAGTCAGCGACTCGGGACTCACCACAGTGTGTAGGTCCTCCAGCTTAGGATGCATCCTGCGCCTGGAACTTGACCTCCTGAGGAAAGTCGTAAAGGCCTCGTTAGCTAAACTTTTTTCTGCGACGTCGGCGAAGGGCTCAGACTCACCTACCTCTGGGTGGGTGACCTGCTCTGTGCCAGGCGCTGCCATGGTGCCGAAATCGTGGTCTGAAGCAGCTGCCTTCAGCAGTCTGCCTTCCGGGGGGATATTCGGGTACCTTTCTACGGGAGGAAAGGACTTCCGGTGAAGTCCTGGGTTTGTTCAAACCTCCCCACTTGACGCATGCGCAGGAGATGGAAACCGCCCACACTAAATGGAACACTCGAGCCCCGATACGCAGATCAAGGTTTTGGGTCTCCGCAGGACGGTAGAGCCACCAATACGTGCGACATGatagaaagagaggaaggatcGGGAACACGCACACATCCTATTCCAACAGCAAGTGGCTGAAGGAGCAGCGACGATTTTCCCTTCGCGCAGGGCTGTGCTAGGCAATAGAAACATGTTACGGCCCGCTGTTCGTCGGCAGCAGGCCTCCCAGCCAAACGACCCTGCGTAGCGGGACAACTTCACAATAAGCGCAGAGAGTGTTGATACACAGGGATTGTCAGGTCCCTACGGCGGGGAATATCAGCCGCGCTAAAATTTCGCGGCAATGACTCGGATGAGAAAGCTGGCCCCGGGCAACGGGAGCGCCGGGTGGACCCGTACGCGGTGGTTTCGACTCTCAGAAACACCTAGGCAAGGATGCTGTGCCAGATGCTCCCTGTTCGACGCTATGCCCAATAAAACATTGAAAAAGAACGATTAAGGATGAGCGAATATCAAAAAAAGTCTTCACATCCAATGGTCTACTCGCAACTCACCTTCGATGCCGCCTTGAAACTGCAGTCTCCTTTATTGGCGGGCAACAACCGCTGCCCCGCGGAGGGGCAACGGCCGTAGGCACTCGCGAGGTACCAGAGATTCCCTTACGTAAGAGGCGGGCTGCCATTGCTCTCAACTTCTTGATCTTACTTGTATCCAGTGAGTCGTGTCGTGTTTGGTGTTACTCTCGTCTTCCGAGACTTCGCTGAATGTGTTGAGTCACACGATTCGCTtacaagaggaaaacgaggtgTTTTACGCGCTGTGATTTTGATAAAACAGTAACTTCTGTTCTTGAGTCTTTGGATAAAGAAGGGAACTGGTGAGGTCCCGCCGAAAGGTTCGAGGATAGGTCCGCAGCACGAGATAACAGAAAGTCTATTTTGCTGCGACATCGATGACAAGTCTCGGCGAAGTAGGcctcgaaggagagaactgTCCACGGGAAATCAGCATGTGGTGATAGTATGCTGAATTCTTCAGAAGCGAGGGCGACTCAAGTGAACAGCGTTTCTTTGGTAGACTGTCAGTATCTTAAAGTTTGTTTTACGCTGTCGACCACCGTTTAATTCTGTATTCTACCTCCTAGTGGAGGCCGAGACTGTTGCATCGTGAGGGTTGGCAATCAGACAACAGTTTCTCAAGGCAAACCATTTTTTAACGCATGCCCATATCTATCGGATCCATGCAGAGCACACACAATGTTTTGGATTGTTTTCATCTGTGGTCAGCGAAAAAGGTTGCTCAGTTGGTGTCCTGCGTCAAAAAGTGGCGAGGGAGACGTGGCCGCGCTGAAAAGGTGccagatggagaagagatTGGACAAAAGAGCTTGTCAAGTTTGAATCAGACTCGACACAGAGTGCTCCGAACGGGGCGAGGAGTCGAGGCTTCCTGCGTGTATCATTTCGGAAAGTCCTCTTACAGCATGCAGTGGTTAATCATGGCGACAGCCAACTCTGAAGCGAGAGTTCTGGCTTGTCTTGCAGGGACTGCAGTAGCAGTAAATCCGAGAACTGCTCTTGCTCATTCGTGCCATTACGTGAGACAGCGTACAACCTAGTGCAataacaactcacctgcctcATCGTGTTATGGGCATGCGTTGGCATTTTGCAGCAGTCTTAGCCCATAAACGTCTGCAGATCCCGTGTCTGTCTGGCGTGTAAAATGGTCACTCTGATTTGCAGCATGTATCCAACTGTAACAAGGCCAGTGGTCAGCCCGTGGTCTACTGGTAGCGTCTGCTGCAGGAAAATTACTTTTTCGAACAGCGGACGTCGACCTCCTTTAGAAACGCGTGTTGCCGCAAGTTGCAGTGCTGGTCCGTAAGATGGAAAATATCATGCGTGACTTCGACACTGAAAACAGTGGCCGAGTTTGCGTGCATGTGGGAGGCATTGGCACTTTTGGTTAAGTGAACGGAAGATTTTTCTTCTAACACCATTAAACGCACTCCTGGAGGCATGCATCGTGTCTTTTAGTTGTTCTTTACTTTGTGCCAAAAGCAGGCAGCGTCGGAGAGTCCCCCGATGATGTGAATACTGCGGTGCGCTGCGCCTCCGATAAACTGAGAGGCGACGACCATTCCCTTTCAAGACTGTTTCCTGCTCCCGTGTTTCTTCCGTTGCCGGGAAAGTGTTTATCCTCACAGAGATTCCCAATCTTCAAATCGATGCCGGCGGACTCCGGCGGAAGACCAAAAATTTTGTAAAAAGTGTATATGAAGTGGAGAGTCGTCTTCACCCTCTACGCGTCTTCCCTGTCTCAGGCGACACCGCGAGGGGACCTCAATCAAGAGGATGCCTACCTTGCCTTCTCTCACCGTTGCACAAGGCAGTAAAGAGGCAAAGTCATGGTAGAATAGAATACACGTTTGCGTGTGAGAACCGAAATGCAGTCAGTTCCAAAGTACGTGAGGAAATCATTATTTGCCTGGTGACAGCACTCAGTGCAGGTGGTGgcacttcttctctgtcccgACAAAAAAAAACACTTTTGCACGTGAGTGCAATGGTCAGGCGGAATTTAGCGCAGTGGAGTCTGCGCTTTCCTGTGGTGCTCTTCAGTTTTGCACTATATTTTTTTAGACAGTCACCGCCCTTCAAATGTACCAGAGATCATTTCGTAGTCCAGTACGCCGTACTAGATCTGACCAGACTCCGGTCGAAAAAAAGGCACGAGTTCTCCCAGTTGGCGCCGTAACGGTGTGCACTAATCTTGACAAGTTCGCTTAAACTCTTTCTGGGAAAATACTCGCTTCGAGTTCCCAAATCCACGCCGTATGACTCGTCGCGTCGCCCACGGATGTCAGCCAGAAAGGGCCGGCTGACACTGTCTAAAGCATTAGACACAGAATTGCCTGGAAACAGCGGGCTTCTGGAATACACATCGATATTGGCACGTGTCCCCCCCCCGCCAGAGTCTATGTTTTGAAAGGCGCGTATACACAGCTGCATAGAGATCTACTCGTTTTTTGCAGGCATCGACGGTGTTGCTGCACAAGAAACTGTCCTCCATTAGCTTGTTCGTTTCGCGGCCTCTCACAGCTGCAATAACACAAACTTTTGTGTAAAGTACCTTCGGGATTTCTCATTAAGAAACAAAAAACATACATGCGCGTGTCTTACACCAACAGTTGGAGTGAGGCAGCGCTACGGACGGCTGCGGCATGCGACTGGGTTTTTTCGCTTGTTGCATGCACGGAGACAAGTTTGTCTGGAAAGATGGACATGGAAAAAAGACCCTTCTCGATAAAAAGACTGGTTTCTATGTTTTATGATGCGCGCTTGCGACGTTACGAAACTTGGCTATCTTATCAACGAACGGTTATCGTTCGTGGCGCCCGTGAGGGCCTACATAGTTGGAAGCGGTGTTTTGTCGTCTTTTTTTGGTCTCTTTCCGCAGACGCTCTTCCTCTGAATGTGTCGTCCTCCAGGTGCTGAACTTCCAAATAACAAAGTTTCTCCTTCGATGCGTACCGTCTTTAGCTGCTGCTTTCCGGCCTGGTTTTCCATTTCCGTTTTTTATCCCGAGCCACTCGCCTGCCCCGGCCTTCGAAGGCCGTCGCCTTTGGGTTCCGGAAACGCTGCCGTTTCCGGCAAATAAAACGGCGGAAGACGCTCAAGAACTTTTCCCTCGAAGCATTCAGCGCGGTGCACAAGCAAAGGTATTCCATTTCTCTCTGAGGAAGGTAGGAGAacgctctccttctgttgGTTGACCAGCTTTTCCCGGGGGCCGGTGGCAGTGCGCGCTGGCCCCGTGTGTCAACGTGACCCAgcgttttcttgttttcttttaGTTTCTCCCAAAGCGAGTTGGTTTTTTTGAGAAAAATCGCGACCCGCTTTGCACTGACCTCCGCCTGCCACCGGTTGCGCTGAAGGCAGATTCGACGCGCCTCTTAAGCGCCTGTCGCGTCACAATTCCCCTGGAGGGAGC from the Toxoplasma gondii ME49 chromosome IX, whole genome shotgun sequence genome contains:
- a CDS encoding hypothetical protein (encoded by transcript TGME49_210450~Predicted trans-membrane domain (TMHMM2.0):76-99), giving the protein MAAPGTEQVTHPEVGESEPFADVAEKSLANEAFTTFLRRSSSRRRMHPKLEDLHTVVSPESLTSIRPRPFKPARSRVQILASVYALSAVMLAATFLLMLRLRQQPRQVELTRGRRLVREVRAAFAESSEVPAVQVMAQGAESLVQFYEDLKSGAPDKLTQVAVETYLNVALNARKIVIIEQKLTGIQREMTQLLAKANPALLTSLQLGTTPESEASSEQASQEAEGMDDPRDSLQYAQWKEHASKLLHELKGLYAQNAELYTCMATELSSEGFSSLEMYLQLQYALSVSAVDAMTSAQGLLRKTGYLPPFKGTEELARDVAKAAAERTKWSWATRLLKKSEPEGAVAVSNEVVFLAKTVDKLTMLQTRSAQVRKEEPLPGVLKSWWLVNLPTTLSQGTM